The sequence AACTGGCCGAACTCAACCGTTACTATCAGAACAACGTCAGGGACGTAGTCCATCTTCTGCAGAAAGAGATGGAAGGCGGCAGATACAGGCTCCAGGAATTGAACGAGGCCCTGGTGGAGCAGCTGATCATTCTCTGCAGGTTTGAGGAAGCAGCGGCAGGACTTGCTGCGATCGTGGGAAGCGCCAGGCATTATCTGGAAGGCACACTGGAATACATGAGGGACAATGGAGCCAGGGCCATCGAACTGTTTGAAAAATGCAGGAAGCGGGATCTGAGCCCGCAGCGAAGTCTGCTCCTCCTGCTGAGAATGAGCATGTGCAGGTTCTTTCTCGGCCAGCAGGAAAAGGCGGAGGAAGAACTGAACGCAATTGCCGTTCTGCCTGAGCTTCAGGATTATCCGGTGCTCAAGGCCTGGTTCAACTACTCCAGGTCTCAGGTGGAATATTTCCGGGGCAGGACTGACAAGGCCATTTCCCTGATCGATGAATGCCTGGAAGAATTTCTGAGGCTCGGCATGAGGTCCAGCATCCCTTCAGCCCTGACAGGCAAGGCCATCAACCTGCTCTCCCAGAACAGAATAGAAGAAACCCGGGCAATGGCCCGGCAGATTCTGGACATCTACGGCGACTGCTCCACCCCGCATCAGAGAGGGATGGCATTCTCCATGCTGGCCGAATCCGGGATCAGGTGCGGCGAATACAGGGACGCCATCGCCTGGCAACTGAAGGCGATCGAATGCTTCAAAAACGCCGGACTGGCTGTCGGAATGGCCGATGAATACGGAAAGCTTGGCAATATCTGGCTGCGCTGCGGCGACGAGACCGAAGCGCTGCGGAATTTCCAGAAATCCATGGAACTGGTCGAAAAGAACGAGGAAATCGCCTCCAGAGTGTTCAATACCTGCCTGTATTGCGAACTGCTTATCATCCAGGGAAAAAATGCGGAAGCTTATGAAAGACTTCATCAGGTCGAAGCGTCGAAAGGCGGCAGATGCCCTCATTACCTGACCAACTTCAATTTTCTGCTCAACCTGGCCTCCCGTCTGTCCGGCCGCGAAAAAGAAGCTGAGATTTATAGAGCCCGGTTCATGGAAGACCTGGAGGATTTCACTCCTTCCACGAGAGAGACAGTGGAAAAGAATAATGCCTGGCTGATGCAGGAGCTGGAAAAACGCAAAGGCAGGATCAATGTCCTCCGCGAAACCGGCCTGGAAAGCATGGGAAAGAAAGATGCCGAAAACCTGGCCGGTAAAGCCGGGGAATACGGGATCCTGGTCGACTTCAGGGGCAAAAAGCTATTCGTGGACGGCAGGGAAGTCCAATTTTTCCATCGGCAGACCATGGTGAAGCTGCTGCGCGAGCTTGTCCGTTCGCCAGGACGCATCATGGCTCCTAAAGAGATTTTCCCGTTAGTCTGGAATCGCTCCTATGACCCGGTCGGAGACGAAGGATTTTACAGGATGACCATTGCCAGGCTGCGGAAAATCCTGTTTCCAGGAAACAACGAACGCTTCATCGAGAAGACAGGCACATCAAATCATTACAGATTCAATCCAGCCTGCGGATACTGCATCATTTTACCAGATTGACAATTCCTGACAGAGATTGTGACTTAGGCTGAAACTGAAGTTTGTCAAGCGTCATGCAGATGCCTTTCCTGATGCTTGCGGAGATAATCAGTCAGGTCGTAGCCTACTAACGCTCCAACATAAAAACCACTGAGGCTCATGAGAATCGCAAGTCTAAGCATGTGATGAGCAAAGTGAACATTCCCATCATGGAGCAGGATGATGAAAATGCAGATGCCGGCTCCCAATGCGCCTCCGACAAGAGCTCCGAGAATTTTATTTCTGATCTCTAAAGATAAAAAAAACCGTATCCCTAATATGGAACTCGTGAGCCATAAAAAAAACTGCACGATAATCCAGTAAAGATTGACGTATTTTGGGTATTCTACTATGTATGCTAATAAGATTGTCCCAAGAAATGCAAAACCGATCAAACCTGCAGGTAATCCATATTCCAGAGCGTAACTCCATTTTATTCTGTTCAATTTTACTGCCGGTTGAACTGGTGAGTCTTCCGAAATGCGTCTCATGAATTCAAACATTTGATGAATCGCCCCCTTTTCTGTAAAGTGCAATCAGGAGGCTTTGCCGGAATTCAGTGATTTTCGTCGACTTCAGCACACCCTGTTCCTGCCTGTTTCTTTTGCCTTGTATAGAGCCTGATCCGCGATCTCAATGAAACGCTCAACTCCCATCTCCCTGATCAGATGTGAGACACCGAGGCTGCAGGTGACCTTGAGCGGCTTTTTTTCGTGGTTCAGAGGATTGTCTTCGATGGTTTTGCGGATGCGCTCCGCCAGCTTCAGGGCACCTTCATAGGGTGTTCCCGGACAGACGACTGC is a genomic window of Candidatus Wallbacteria bacterium containing:
- a CDS encoding AAA family ATPase, whose amino-acid sequence is MAIKKPADRIGEIEFLLKKIAGTGCTVIVGMAGIGKSWLADALYRKIQDSGAKAIRLCCLENSTAQDLQAELSKSISVLTGRKQGDSNQNLETALQLLDAEQITLIMDDFHLIESRETLPVFGYATRLVSGRAVFFTRKRPELDAALAADIYQYNLQGLSEAETGAMTESLFSFHDADPPDQALKKAVFRHTAGHPFSVKIICGMLLTGRITVAELEAGKMISEFTDQYLDQSIWRQQPEEFRETLRILSILRKPVDREIVRSLAGDRAGTVIASLADSCLADTDMQGRIAVPQVVKNFVMRLTDEKALRSLHLKAAECLKKGLPGDPENLLETYYHYSSAAVRKRAVDTLLELAELNRYYQNNVRDVVHLLQKEMEGGRYRLQELNEALVEQLIILCRFEEAAAGLAAIVGSARHYLEGTLEYMRDNGARAIELFEKCRKRDLSPQRSLLLLLRMSMCRFFLGQQEKAEEELNAIAVLPELQDYPVLKAWFNYSRSQVEYFRGRTDKAISLIDECLEEFLRLGMRSSIPSALTGKAINLLSQNRIEETRAMARQILDIYGDCSTPHQRGMAFSMLAESGIRCGEYRDAIAWQLKAIECFKNAGLAVGMADEYGKLGNIWLRCGDETEALRNFQKSMELVEKNEEIASRVFNTCLYCELLIIQGKNAEAYERLHQVEASKGGRCPHYLTNFNFLLNLASRLSGREKEAEIYRARFMEDLEDFTPSTRETVEKNNAWLMQELEKRKGRINVLRETGLESMGKKDAENLAGKAGEYGILVDFRGKKLFVDGREVQFFHRQTMVKLLRELVRSPGRIMAPKEIFPLVWNRSYDPVGDEGFYRMTIARLRKILFPGNNERFIEKTGTSNHYRFNPACGYCIILPD